The Streptomyces pactum genome contains a region encoding:
- a CDS encoding VOC family protein: protein MKLHEPVTGGPCWAELGTSDLAAAKRFYTKLFGWRPETDSRQQAGGYTIARLGDAAVAALTPLYQQAQPVAWNVSFAVRDADAAARQVTAAGGALQQGPTDVFDSGRFVVAADPTGAVFQLWQGRSFPGAGLFNAPGSLGWVELLTREPGRAADFYTTVFGWSVTASDRYPQWGIDGADFGGMVTMDEKFPHEVPAHWLPYFAVADVDTAAVDTTDGGGTVLMEPTSPPDGPRIAVLRDPQGAMFGVYRAGEER, encoded by the coding sequence ATGAAGCTCCACGAACCGGTGACCGGCGGGCCCTGCTGGGCGGAGCTGGGGACCAGCGACCTGGCAGCGGCCAAGCGGTTCTACACCAAGCTGTTCGGCTGGCGCCCCGAGACGGACTCCCGCCAGCAGGCGGGCGGTTACACGATCGCCCGCCTCGGTGACGCGGCGGTCGCCGCCCTGACCCCGCTCTACCAGCAGGCGCAGCCGGTCGCGTGGAACGTGTCGTTCGCCGTGCGCGACGCGGACGCCGCCGCACGGCAGGTGACGGCGGCCGGCGGGGCGCTCCAGCAGGGACCCACGGACGTCTTCGACTCGGGCCGGTTCGTGGTGGCCGCCGACCCGACCGGGGCGGTGTTCCAACTCTGGCAGGGGCGCTCGTTCCCGGGCGCCGGGCTGTTCAACGCGCCCGGCTCGCTGGGCTGGGTGGAGCTGCTGACCCGGGAGCCCGGCCGGGCCGCCGACTTCTACACCACGGTGTTCGGCTGGAGCGTCACCGCCTCGGACCGGTACCCGCAGTGGGGGATCGACGGGGCGGACTTCGGCGGCATGGTGACGATGGACGAGAAGTTCCCGCACGAGGTGCCCGCTCACTGGCTGCCGTATTTCGCGGTCGCGGACGTGGACACCGCCGCGGTCGACACGACCGACGGTGGCGGCACCGTGCTGATGGAACCCACTTCGCCTCCCGACGGACCGCGCATCGCGGTGCTGCGCGACCCGCAGGGCGCGATGTTCGGCGTGTACCGGGCGGGCGAGGAGCGCTGA
- a CDS encoding VOC family protein, which translates to MVHVLSSRILLRPLDPERSRAFYGEQLGLAVHREFGTGPERGTVYFLGGGFLEVSGRSEEPLAPALKLWLQVEDAAAAHDELRAKGVRIVRPPVQEPWGLVEMWIEDPDGTRIVLVEVPADHPLRHRPGI; encoded by the coding sequence ATGGTGCATGTACTCAGCAGCCGGATCCTGCTCCGCCCCTTGGACCCCGAGCGCTCCCGCGCCTTCTACGGCGAGCAGCTCGGCCTCGCCGTCCACCGGGAGTTCGGCACCGGACCCGAGCGGGGCACCGTCTACTTCCTCGGCGGCGGCTTCCTGGAGGTCTCCGGCCGCTCCGAGGAGCCCCTCGCCCCCGCGCTCAAGCTGTGGCTCCAGGTCGAGGACGCGGCGGCGGCCCACGACGAACTGCGCGCGAAGGGCGTCCGGATCGTGCGGCCACCGGTCCAGGAACCGTGGGGACTGGTGGAGATGTGGATCGAGGACCCGGACGGTACGCGGATCGTGCTCGTGGAGGTGCCCGCCGACCATCCGCTGCGCCACCGGCCGGGGATCTGA
- a CDS encoding GNAT family N-acetyltransferase, with protein sequence MDTAASPLTYRDATDADVDGIVALIESAYRGDSSRAGWTTEADILQGQRTDPEGVLEVVKSPDSRLLTVERDGRIVACCQLEHRGAHAYFGMFAVSPALQGEGLGKTILAEAERQAREAWGVTEMHMTVISVREDLIAWYERRGYRRTGEMTPFPYGDERFGVPQRDDLQFELLVKPLA encoded by the coding sequence ATGGACACCGCCGCCAGCCCACTGACCTACCGCGACGCCACCGACGCCGACGTGGACGGCATCGTCGCCCTCATAGAGTCCGCGTACCGCGGGGATTCCAGCCGGGCCGGGTGGACCACCGAGGCGGACATCCTCCAGGGGCAGCGCACGGACCCGGAGGGGGTGCTGGAGGTCGTGAAGTCGCCGGACAGCCGGCTGCTGACGGTGGAGCGGGACGGCCGGATCGTGGCCTGCTGCCAACTGGAGCACCGGGGGGCGCACGCCTACTTCGGCATGTTCGCCGTCAGCCCCGCGCTGCAGGGCGAGGGCCTGGGCAAGACGATCCTCGCGGAGGCGGAGCGGCAGGCCCGCGAGGCGTGGGGCGTGACGGAGATGCACATGACCGTGATCTCCGTACGCGAGGACCTCATCGCCTGGTACGAGCGCCGCGGCTACCGCCGTACGGGAGAGATGACCCCTTTCCCGTACGGCGACGAGCGCTTCGGCGTTCCGCAGCGCGACGACCTTCAGTTCGAGCTGCTGGTCAAGCCGCTGGCCTGA
- a CDS encoding glycerophosphodiester phosphodiesterase has product MNFLTIGHRGVMGVEPENTLRSFVAAEQAGLDVVELDLHLSKDGALVVMHDADVDRTTDGTGAIAEQTLEELRALDAGRGERVPVFEEVLDAVSVPLQAEIKDAAAARTLAEVMHRRDLVDRVEVISFHDEAIVEIARLVPGVRTALVAQYYGPEVVDRAVEAGAGTLCLDINRITLEIVQRARKAGLRVFSWTVNTQDHLRLVRALGLDGATTDYPEIKRTGRFTA; this is encoded by the coding sequence TTGAACTTCCTCACCATCGGTCACCGCGGAGTGATGGGTGTCGAACCCGAGAACACCCTTCGTTCCTTCGTCGCCGCCGAGCAGGCCGGCCTCGACGTCGTCGAACTGGACCTGCATCTGAGCAAGGACGGCGCGCTCGTCGTCATGCACGACGCGGACGTGGACCGCACCACCGACGGCACGGGCGCGATCGCCGAGCAGACCCTCGAGGAGCTGCGGGCCCTGGACGCGGGCCGCGGAGAGCGGGTCCCGGTCTTCGAGGAGGTGCTGGACGCCGTGTCGGTGCCGTTGCAGGCCGAGATCAAGGACGCGGCGGCGGCGCGTACGCTCGCCGAGGTGATGCACCGGCGGGACCTGGTGGACCGGGTGGAGGTGATCTCGTTCCACGACGAGGCCATCGTGGAGATCGCCCGGCTGGTGCCGGGCGTGCGGACCGCGCTGGTCGCCCAGTACTACGGCCCCGAGGTCGTGGACCGTGCCGTCGAGGCCGGCGCCGGCACGCTGTGCCTGGACATCAACCGGATCACACTGGAGATCGTGCAGCGGGCCCGGAAAGCGGGCCTGCGGGTCTTCTCCTGGACCGTGAACACGCAGGACCATCTGCGGCTGGTGCGCGCCCTCGGCCTGGACGGCGCGACGACCGACTACCCGGAGATCAAACGCACCGGCCGCTTCACCGCGTGA
- a CDS encoding DUF6421 family protein gives MTEILVQVGVEENIPPASRVVEHPAWPVLKDAVERVRPWQSKDGSIDFDADGAPGRAEAEDAVRRVAGAVEELSPLLPHDRAYHEALVTDLGRWADGGFQVPDFLDSLLAFQPAANRADGLQHLVVFPMYTQNGNPDRNLEAVVLRMVWPDWLAELERTRYDNPLFCGITFEDFTAGYDTNSAVLFPETIAVREAPERFSWGGIFCDREAARFRRVTDAAVGILGVELPEDVAAMVDDQKRCEEAFVLWDMVHDRTHSHGDLPFDPFMIKQRQPFWMYGLEELRCDLTAFKEAVKLEADGVPQARDVQYAVLFDRMFRFPVTGERVRNYDGLGGQLLFAYLHKHDVVRWTDNKLFIDWQRAPQVTNQLCAEIETLYRDGIDRPKIVHWFAGYELVSTYLAPHPGSKWAKGPDALDLSLPPRKLVDDVLADEFPLSMFYEALSKKLKNVIASTKGITATADGAERAAA, from the coding sequence ATGACGGAAATTCTTGTGCAGGTGGGTGTGGAGGAGAACATTCCTCCGGCGAGCAGGGTGGTGGAGCACCCGGCGTGGCCCGTGCTCAAGGATGCCGTGGAGCGGGTCCGGCCATGGCAGTCCAAGGACGGGTCGATCGACTTCGACGCCGACGGCGCGCCCGGCCGGGCCGAGGCCGAGGACGCCGTACGCCGTGTCGCCGGCGCCGTCGAGGAGCTGTCCCCGCTGCTCCCGCACGACCGCGCCTACCACGAGGCCCTGGTGACGGACCTCGGCCGCTGGGCCGACGGCGGTTTCCAGGTGCCCGACTTCCTGGACTCGCTGCTGGCCTTCCAGCCCGCCGCGAACCGCGCCGACGGCCTCCAGCACCTGGTCGTCTTCCCGATGTACACGCAGAACGGCAACCCGGACCGCAACCTCGAGGCGGTCGTGCTGCGCATGGTCTGGCCCGACTGGCTGGCCGAACTGGAGCGCACCCGCTACGACAACCCGCTGTTCTGCGGCATCACCTTCGAGGACTTCACGGCCGGCTACGACACCAACTCGGCCGTTCTCTTCCCGGAGACCATCGCCGTGCGCGAGGCACCCGAGCGCTTCTCCTGGGGCGGCATCTTCTGCGACCGCGAGGCCGCCCGCTTCCGTCGCGTCACCGACGCCGCCGTCGGCATCCTGGGCGTGGAGCTGCCCGAGGACGTCGCCGCGATGGTGGACGACCAGAAGCGCTGCGAGGAGGCCTTCGTCCTGTGGGACATGGTCCACGACCGCACCCACAGCCACGGCGACCTGCCCTTCGACCCGTTCATGATCAAGCAGCGCCAGCCCTTCTGGATGTACGGCCTGGAGGAGCTGCGCTGCGACCTCACCGCCTTCAAGGAGGCCGTGAAGCTGGAGGCGGACGGCGTCCCGCAGGCCCGCGACGTGCAGTACGCGGTCCTCTTCGACCGCATGTTCCGCTTCCCGGTCACCGGCGAGCGCGTGCGCAACTACGACGGTCTGGGCGGCCAGCTCCTCTTCGCCTACCTGCACAAGCACGACGTCGTGCGCTGGACCGACAACAAGCTCTTCATCGACTGGCAGCGCGCCCCGCAGGTCACCAACCAGCTCTGCGCCGAGATCGAGACGCTCTACCGCGACGGCATCGACCGCCCGAAGATCGTCCACTGGTTCGCCGGCTACGAGCTGGTCTCCACCTACCTCGCCCCGCACCCGGGCTCGAAGTGGGCGAAGGGTCCCGACGCCCTGGACCTGTCCCTGCCGCCGCGCAAACTCGTCGATGACGTGCTTGCGGACGAGTTTCCGCTGAGCATGTTCTACGAGGCACTGTCCAAGAAGCTGAAGAACGTGATCGCCTCCACCAAGGGCATCACCGCCACGGCGGACGGCGCCGAGCGGGCCGCCGCGTGA
- a CDS encoding SDR family NAD(P)-dependent oxidoreductase, whose product MGNGTLDGAVIAVAGAGGPAGRAALLRLAEAGATVVGSDNDPERLAEAVDAARYAHGGATVTGEKVDLLDLGSTRAWADRIEKDFGRVDGVVHLVGGWRGSQTFTKTDLEDWDLLEKLLIRTVQHTSLAFHEALQRSDRGRYVLISAAGASRPTAGNAAYSAAKAAAEAWTLAMADYFRKAGGEQGPTSAAAILVVKALVHDAMRAERPNAKFAGFTDVRDLAEAVAGVWEKPAPEVNGNRLWLTEKP is encoded by the coding sequence ATGGGGAACGGGACGCTCGACGGCGCGGTGATCGCGGTGGCCGGAGCGGGCGGACCCGCCGGACGGGCCGCGCTGCTGCGGCTCGCCGAGGCGGGCGCGACGGTCGTCGGCTCGGACAACGACCCGGAACGGCTGGCGGAGGCCGTCGACGCGGCCCGCTACGCGCACGGCGGTGCCACGGTCACCGGCGAGAAGGTCGACCTGCTCGACCTCGGCTCCACCCGTGCGTGGGCCGACCGCATCGAGAAGGACTTCGGCCGGGTCGACGGCGTGGTCCACCTCGTCGGCGGCTGGCGCGGCAGCCAGACCTTCACCAAGACCGACCTCGAGGACTGGGACCTGCTGGAGAAGCTGCTGATCCGCACGGTGCAGCACACCTCCCTCGCCTTCCACGAGGCGCTCCAGCGCAGCGACCGCGGCCGCTACGTCCTGATCAGCGCCGCGGGCGCGTCGCGGCCGACCGCGGGCAACGCCGCGTACTCGGCCGCCAAGGCCGCCGCCGAGGCGTGGACGCTGGCCATGGCGGACTACTTCCGCAAGGCGGGGGGCGAGCAGGGCCCGACGTCCGCGGCTGCGATCCTGGTGGTCAAGGCGTTGGTGCACGACGCGATGCGCGCCGAGCGTCCCAACGCGAAGTTCGCGGGCTTCACGGACGTGCGTGACCTCGCCGAGGCCGTCGCCGGAGTCTGGGAGAAGCCCGCCCCGGAAGTGAACGGAAACCGTCTGTGGCTGACCGAGAAGCCGTGA
- a CDS encoding threonine aldolase family protein, with the protein MNPPKTDARRHHDPEVRGFASDNYAGAHPEVLAALALANGGHQVAYGGDDYTENLQRVIRSHFGSGAEAFPVFNGTGANVVALQAVTDRWGAVICAESAHVNVDEGGAPERMGGLKLLTVPTPDGKLTPDLIDRQAYGWDDEHRAMPQVVSITQSTELGTLYTPDEIRAICEHAHAHGMRVHLDGSRIANAAASLNVPMRTFTNAVGVDLLSLGGTKNGALFGEAVVVLNQDAVRHMKHLRKLSMQLASKMRFVSVQLEALLAKDLWLRNARHSNEMAQRLAEGVRAVHGVEILYPVQANAVFARLPHDVSERLQKRFRFYFWDEAAGDVRWMCAFDTTEEDVDAFVAALKEETAR; encoded by the coding sequence GTGAACCCACCGAAGACCGACGCGCGTCGCCATCACGACCCCGAGGTCCGCGGTTTCGCCAGTGACAACTACGCCGGCGCGCACCCCGAGGTGCTCGCCGCCTTGGCGCTGGCCAACGGCGGGCACCAGGTCGCGTACGGCGGGGACGACTACACCGAGAACCTCCAGCGCGTGATCCGCAGCCACTTCGGCTCCGGCGCCGAGGCGTTCCCGGTCTTCAACGGCACCGGCGCCAACGTCGTCGCGCTCCAGGCGGTCACCGACCGCTGGGGCGCGGTGATCTGCGCCGAGAGCGCACACGTCAACGTCGACGAGGGCGGCGCCCCCGAGCGCATGGGCGGCCTCAAGCTGCTCACCGTGCCCACGCCCGACGGCAAGCTCACGCCCGACCTGATCGACCGGCAGGCGTACGGCTGGGACGACGAGCACCGCGCGATGCCGCAGGTCGTCTCGATCACCCAGAGCACCGAGCTGGGCACGCTTTACACGCCCGACGAGATCCGCGCCATCTGCGAGCACGCCCACGCGCACGGCATGAGGGTGCACCTGGACGGCTCCCGGATAGCCAACGCCGCCGCCTCCCTGAACGTCCCGATGCGGACGTTCACCAACGCGGTCGGCGTCGACCTCCTCTCGCTCGGCGGCACCAAGAACGGCGCCCTGTTCGGCGAGGCGGTCGTGGTCCTCAACCAGGACGCCGTGCGCCACATGAAGCACCTGCGCAAGCTGTCGATGCAGCTCGCCTCCAAGATGCGCTTCGTGTCGGTGCAGCTCGAGGCGCTGCTCGCCAAGGACCTGTGGCTGCGCAACGCCCGGCACTCCAACGAGATGGCCCAGCGACTGGCCGAGGGCGTGCGCGCCGTGCACGGCGTGGAGATCCTCTACCCGGTGCAGGCCAACGCGGTCTTCGCCCGGCTGCCGCACGACGTGAGCGAGCGCCTGCAGAAGCGGTTCCGCTTCTACTTCTGGGACGAGGCCGCGGGCGACGTGCGCTGGATGTGCGCCTTCGACACCACCGAGGAGGACGTCGACGCGTTCGTCGCCGCCCTCAAGGAGGAGACGGCACGCTGA
- a CDS encoding transglutaminase-like domain-containing protein, translating into MELIQNNPDLSAYLAADEVIDHDHPRVREVAGRLAKEAEDSYAYARLAFEFVRDTIPHSQDSGDPRVTWRASDVLEQRTGICYAKAHALTALLRAEDIPTALCYQRFDVVHGLVAVRFNGAWHRQDPRGNKPGVDARFSLGRERLAFTPDTAAGEADYPGLYAAPHPVVLDVLRAAADRSHLWETLPPALAS; encoded by the coding sequence ATGGAGCTGATCCAGAACAACCCCGACCTGTCCGCCTACCTGGCCGCCGACGAGGTCATCGACCACGATCACCCGCGTGTACGGGAGGTGGCCGGGCGGCTCGCCAAGGAGGCGGAGGACTCGTATGCCTATGCGCGGCTGGCTTTCGAGTTCGTGCGTGACACCATCCCGCACTCGCAGGACTCCGGTGACCCCCGCGTCACCTGGCGCGCCTCGGACGTCCTGGAACAGCGCACCGGCATCTGCTATGCCAAGGCCCACGCGCTGACCGCGCTGCTGCGGGCCGAGGACATCCCGACCGCCCTGTGCTACCAGCGGTTCGACGTGGTGCACGGGCTGGTCGCGGTGCGGTTCAACGGTGCCTGGCACCGCCAGGACCCGCGCGGCAACAAGCCCGGCGTGGACGCCCGGTTCTCCCTGGGGCGGGAGCGGCTGGCCTTCACGCCGGACACCGCGGCCGGCGAGGCGGACTACCCGGGCCTGTACGCCGCGCCCCATCCGGTCGTGCTGGACGTGCTGAGGGCGGCCGCGGACCGGTCCCACCTGTGGGAGACGCTGCCGCCCGCGCTGGCGTCGTAG
- a CDS encoding lysophospholipid acyltransferase family protein codes for MAELAYRPAIGLARTLFKVWDLKIDCQGSENIPRSGGAVLVSNHISYLDFIFDGLAALPQKRLVRFMAKESVFRHRVSGPLMRNMKHIPVDRKQGEAAYAHALDSLRSGEIVGVFPEATISESFTLKSFKSGAARLAQEAGVPLIPMALWGTQRLWTKGHPRNFKRSHVPITIRVGEAMEASREQYAGAITRRLRERVQELLEAAQRAYPVRPKGADDTWWMPAHLGGTAPTQEQLRTAEAR; via the coding sequence ATGGCAGAACTCGCCTACCGCCCGGCCATCGGTCTCGCCCGCACCCTGTTCAAGGTGTGGGATCTCAAGATCGACTGTCAGGGTTCGGAGAACATCCCGCGCTCGGGCGGCGCCGTGCTGGTGAGCAACCACATCAGCTACCTGGACTTCATCTTCGACGGCCTGGCGGCGCTCCCCCAGAAGCGGCTAGTGCGCTTCATGGCGAAGGAGTCGGTCTTCCGGCACCGGGTCTCCGGTCCGCTGATGCGGAACATGAAGCACATCCCGGTGGACCGCAAGCAGGGCGAGGCGGCATACGCGCACGCCCTGGACTCGCTGCGGTCCGGCGAGATCGTCGGAGTCTTCCCGGAGGCCACGATCTCCGAGTCGTTCACACTGAAGAGCTTCAAGTCGGGCGCCGCGCGCCTGGCGCAGGAGGCGGGCGTCCCGCTGATCCCGATGGCGTTGTGGGGAACGCAGCGGCTGTGGACCAAGGGTCACCCGCGCAATTTCAAGCGCAGCCACGTCCCGATCACGATCCGGGTCGGCGAGGCGATGGAAGCCTCCCGCGAGCAGTACGCCGGCGCCATCACCCGCCGGCTGCGCGAGCGGGTGCAGGAGCTGCTGGAGGCCGCGCAGCGCGCCTACCCGGTGCGCCCCAAGGGGGCGGACGACACCTGGTGGATGCCGGCCCACCTCGGCGGCACCGCCCCGACGCAGGAGCAACTGCGCACGGCCGAGGCGCGCTGA
- a CDS encoding thioredoxin family protein, translated as MPRWRRNRGERVRGQGDGGRLDISHPRLDAADLGAELGARATLVQFSSAFCAPCRATRRVLGEVAGMVPGVTHVEIDAEARLELVRALGVLKTPTVLVLDTEGRVVRRAVGQPRKADVIAALGEAV; from the coding sequence GTGCCGCGGTGGCGGCGGAACAGGGGCGAACGGGTGCGCGGGCAGGGCGACGGCGGGCGGCTCGACATCTCCCATCCGCGGCTCGACGCGGCCGACCTGGGCGCGGAGCTGGGCGCGCGCGCCACACTCGTGCAGTTCTCCAGCGCTTTCTGCGCTCCCTGCCGGGCCACCCGGCGGGTCCTCGGGGAGGTGGCCGGTATGGTCCCCGGCGTCACCCACGTCGAGATCGACGCCGAGGCCCGCCTGGAGCTCGTGCGCGCACTCGGCGTGCTCAAGACGCCGACCGTACTGGTCCTCGACACCGAGGGCCGCGTCGTGCGGCGTGCCGTCGGGCAGCCGCGCAAGGCGGACGTGATCGCCGCACTGGGCGAGGCGGTGTGA
- a CDS encoding flavin reductase family protein, which translates to MTVTPEVAAPRLATADLLRSAFRRHAAGVAVITARGEAGPVGFTATSLTSVSAEPPLLSFGIGTGSSSWPTVSEAEYVGVHLLGDHQEELAATFARSGADRFATPTTWREGPEGVPVLGGVLAWLVCRVVGRVPAGDHRVVLAEVLLGDPAGAGRPLLYHQGRYNGLRD; encoded by the coding sequence ATGACGGTCACGCCCGAGGTCGCCGCGCCGCGGCTCGCCACCGCCGACCTGCTGCGGTCCGCCTTCCGGCGGCACGCGGCGGGAGTCGCCGTGATCACCGCCCGCGGTGAGGCCGGTCCGGTCGGTTTCACGGCCACCTCCCTCACCTCCGTCTCCGCCGAGCCGCCGCTGCTCTCCTTCGGCATCGGTACCGGCTCCTCGAGCTGGCCGACGGTGTCCGAGGCCGAGTACGTCGGCGTCCACCTGCTCGGCGACCACCAGGAGGAGCTGGCGGCCACCTTCGCCCGCAGCGGCGCCGACCGCTTCGCGACGCCGACCACCTGGCGCGAGGGACCCGAGGGCGTGCCCGTGCTGGGCGGCGTCCTCGCCTGGCTCGTGTGCCGCGTCGTCGGCCGCGTGCCCGCGGGGGATCACCGCGTCGTACTGGCGGAGGTCCTCCTCGGTGACCCCGCGGGTGCCGGCCGTCCGCTGCTGTACCACCAGGGGCGCTACAACGGCCTGCGCGACTGA
- a CDS encoding electron transfer flavoprotein subunit beta/FixA family protein, giving the protein MSLRIVVTVKYVPDATGDRHFADDLTVDRDDVDGLLSELDEYAVEQALQISENSDDDVEITVLTVGPEDAKDALRKALSMGADKAIHVEDDDLHGTDAIGTSLVLAKAIEKAGYDLVVSGMASTDGTMGVVPALLAERLGVPQVTLLSEVSVEDGTVKGRRDGDSATEQLEASLPAVVSVTDQSGEARYPSFKGIMAAKKKPVQSWDLSDLDIDEDEVGLENAYTTVDSATERPARTAGTIVKDEGEGGKQLAAFLAERKFV; this is encoded by the coding sequence GTGAGCTTGAGGATCGTTGTCACTGTGAAGTACGTGCCCGACGCCACCGGCGACCGGCACTTCGCCGATGACCTGACCGTCGACCGGGACGACGTGGACGGTCTGCTCTCCGAGCTGGACGAGTACGCGGTCGAGCAGGCGCTGCAGATCTCGGAGAACTCCGACGACGACGTGGAGATCACCGTCCTGACGGTGGGTCCGGAGGACGCGAAGGACGCGCTGCGCAAGGCGCTGTCCATGGGCGCGGACAAGGCGATCCACGTCGAGGACGACGACCTGCACGGCACCGACGCCATCGGCACCTCCCTGGTCCTGGCCAAGGCGATCGAGAAGGCCGGCTACGACCTGGTCGTCTCCGGCATGGCCTCCACGGACGGCACCATGGGCGTCGTACCGGCGCTGCTCGCGGAGCGTCTGGGCGTGCCGCAGGTGACGCTGCTGTCCGAGGTCTCCGTCGAGGACGGCACGGTCAAGGGCCGCCGCGACGGCGACTCCGCCACCGAGCAGCTCGAGGCCTCCCTCCCGGCCGTCGTGTCGGTCACCGACCAGTCGGGCGAGGCGCGTTACCCGTCCTTCAAGGGCATCATGGCCGCCAAGAAGAAGCCGGTTCAGTCCTGGGACCTGTCCGACCTCGACATCGACGAGGACGAGGTCGGTCTCGAGAACGCCTACACCACGGTCGACTCCGCGACCGAGCGCCCGGCGCGCACCGCGGGCACGATCGTCAAGGACGAGGGCGAGGGCGGCAAGCAGCTCGCCGCCTTCCTCGCGGAGCGAAAGTTCGTGTGA
- a CDS encoding electron transfer flavoprotein subunit alpha/FixB family protein has protein sequence MAEVLVYVDHVDGAVRKPTLELLTLARRVGEPVAVALGNGAGDTAAALAEHGAVKVLTHEAAEYADYLVVPKVDALQAAVEAVSPAAVLVPSSAEGKEIAARLALRLGSGVITDAVDLEAGDEGPVATQSVFAAAFTTKSRVSKGTPVITVKPNSAAVEAAPAAGAVEALSVSFSAQATGTKVTSRTPRESTGRPELTEAAIVVSGGRGVNGAENFAIIEALADSLGAAVGASRAAVDAGWYPHTNQVGQTGKSVSPQLYIASGISGAIQHRAGMQTSKTIVAINKDAEAPIFDLVDYGVVGDLFDVVPQLTEEVKTRKG, from the coding sequence ATGGCTGAAGTTCTCGTCTACGTCGACCACGTGGACGGCGCCGTCCGCAAGCCCACCCTGGAGCTGCTGACGCTGGCCCGCCGCGTCGGCGAGCCCGTCGCCGTGGCCCTCGGCAACGGCGCCGGTGACACCGCCGCCGCCCTCGCCGAGCACGGCGCGGTCAAGGTGCTCACCCACGAGGCCGCCGAGTACGCCGACTACCTGGTCGTACCCAAGGTCGACGCCCTCCAGGCCGCCGTCGAGGCCGTCTCCCCGGCCGCCGTGCTGGTCCCGTCCTCCGCCGAGGGCAAGGAGATCGCCGCCCGCCTGGCGCTGCGCCTGGGCTCCGGCGTCATCACCGACGCCGTCGACCTGGAGGCCGGCGACGAGGGCCCGGTGGCCACCCAGTCGGTGTTCGCCGCCGCCTTCACCACCAAGTCCCGCGTCTCCAAGGGCACCCCGGTCATCACGGTCAAGCCGAACTCGGCCGCCGTCGAGGCCGCCCCGGCCGCCGGTGCCGTCGAGGCCCTGTCGGTGTCCTTCTCCGCCCAGGCGACCGGCACCAAGGTCACCTCGCGCACCCCGCGTGAGTCGACCGGCCGCCCCGAGCTGACCGAGGCCGCGATCGTGGTCTCCGGCGGCCGTGGCGTCAACGGCGCGGAGAACTTCGCGATCATCGAGGCCCTCGCCGACTCGCTCGGCGCGGCCGTCGGCGCCTCGCGCGCCGCGGTGGACGCTGGCTGGTACCCGCACACCAACCAGGTCGGCCAGACCGGCAAGTCGGTCTCGCCGCAGCTCTACATCGCCTCCGGCATCTCGGGCGCGATCCAGCACCGCGCGGGCATGCAGACCTCGAAGACGATCGTGGCGATCAACAAGGACGCCGAGGCCCCGATCTTCGACCTGGTCGACTACGGCGTGGTCGGCGACCTCTTCGACGTCGTCCCGCAGCTCACCGAGGAAGTCAAGACCCGCAAGGGCTGA